One genomic segment of Paenibacillus xylanexedens includes these proteins:
- a CDS encoding M15 family metallopeptidase yields the protein MGFTWGGDWASFPDYPHLQMDFGLSTAQYRSGQHPTQAEINAVMAKLQNKEDNQ from the coding sequence GTGGGCTTCACATGGGGTGGAGATTGGGCGAGCTTCCCTGACTATCCTCATTTGCAAATGGACTTTGGTTTATCAACAGCGCAATACCGTTCTGGGCAGCATCCAACACAGGCGGAAATTAATGCTGTTATGGCAAAATTACAAAACAAGGAGGACAACCAATGA
- a CDS encoding phage holin family protein produces MEWEIINGLIDARLVIVLAACWIIGIVLKQTPRVPDWTIIFIVTAVAIVFVLLMLGLSVESVVQGILVGAVAVYGNQSSNKLKRELISNDAHIGLCSE; encoded by the coding sequence GTGGAATGGGAAATTATTAATGGCTTGATTGATGCAAGGTTGGTTATTGTGCTGGCTGCCTGCTGGATTATCGGTATCGTGCTGAAGCAGACGCCGCGGGTACCGGACTGGACGATTATTTTTATAGTTACTGCGGTAGCCATCGTGTTTGTGCTGTTGATGTTGGGCCTTTCGGTGGAAAGCGTGGTTCAAGGCATCTTAGTTGGTGCTGTGGCGGTCTATGGTAATCAATCATCAAACAAGCTAAAAAGGGAGCTGATCAGCAATGACGCTCACATTGGATTATGTAGTGAGTAA
- a CDS encoding GNAT family N-acetyltransferase: protein MAAEISYVSTEEQLEQALGIRHHVFVIEQQVPAEIEIDQYDVISPDVHHVLLSTDGQAVATGRLIYYSKDTAKMQRIAVLESHRSFGYGRVLLLAMEELARELGLSYSVLDAQCQAQKFYEKLGYEVISEEPFYDADILHVRMRKSL from the coding sequence TTGGCAGCTGAGATTAGTTATGTATCGACAGAAGAACAACTGGAGCAAGCCCTGGGAATTCGCCATCACGTTTTTGTGATCGAGCAACAGGTGCCTGCCGAGATTGAGATTGATCAATATGATGTCATCAGTCCGGATGTGCATCATGTATTGTTAAGTACGGATGGCCAAGCTGTAGCCACAGGACGTCTGATCTATTACAGCAAGGATACGGCCAAAATGCAGCGGATCGCAGTGCTTGAATCTCATCGTTCATTTGGTTATGGACGTGTGCTTCTGCTCGCGATGGAGGAGCTGGCACGTGAACTCGGTTTATCCTATTCTGTACTGGATGCTCAATGTCAGGCACAGAAATTCTATGAAAAACTGGGTTATGAAGTGATTTCGGAAGAACCTTTTTATGATGCAGATATTCTGCATGTTCGTATGAGAAAGAGCTTGTAA
- a CDS encoding DUF3892 domain-containing protein, translated as MDQTTRESFTAVQKNGDGDLTAFQTSAGRVLDYQQALAEVKAGAIAGVNVFKGKDGEMYIRGDADGDPTNNLDQLPHF; from the coding sequence ATGGATCAAACAACACGCGAGAGTTTCACAGCCGTACAGAAAAATGGTGACGGTGACCTGACAGCCTTTCAGACTTCAGCAGGACGTGTACTGGATTATCAGCAGGCACTTGCAGAAGTAAAAGCTGGCGCTATTGCTGGTGTGAATGTATTTAAAGGCAAGGATGGCGAAATGTACATTCGCGGCGATGCCGATGGTGACCCAACCAACAACCTGGACCAACTTCCCCATTTCTAA
- a CDS encoding DUF3889 domain-containing protein, which yields MRMLIVTVMSVVLSLAGITSGTGAAIPDYAKWGIIAVKETQTKYNVDILDYKHIGRTSLTADQSREQFKLWVRAKDGKQFAVYVNVDFNPSTQQLKKVQFSESDRH from the coding sequence ATGAGAATGCTCATCGTTACCGTCATGTCGGTAGTCCTGAGTTTAGCCGGAATTACATCAGGCACAGGCGCCGCCATCCCTGATTATGCGAAGTGGGGAATTATTGCGGTCAAAGAAACACAGACCAAGTATAATGTGGATATTTTGGACTATAAGCATATCGGTCGTACCTCTCTAACAGCGGATCAATCACGGGAACAGTTCAAGCTATGGGTTCGTGCGAAAGACGGCAAACAATTCGCAGTCTATGTGAATGTTGATTTTAATCCATCTACACAGCAATTGAAAAAAGTGCAATTTTCGGAATCGGATCGACATTGA
- a CDS encoding manganese catalase family protein: MFKRLDEILIEIPNVEKPDPNAAAAIQELLGGKFGEMSTLNNYLYQSFNFRSKEKLKPFYDLVMSITAEELGHVELVSHGINKCLRGSTEYKEPDDTPLGSVKDARLSYHYLAGAQGAMPFDSMGNPWTGANVFNSGNLVEDLLHNFFLECGARTHKMKVYEMTDHPAAREVVGFLLVRGGVHVVAYAKALEIATGVNVTKLVPIPSLNNKAFNEARKYEEKGVHTKLYTYSDKDFNTIGQIWKGTHPEDGQPLEVIQGIPEGFPIPEAPAVEEEFAPGISQEDFKEIARRLKMAGNIAD; this comes from the coding sequence ATGTTCAAACGCTTGGATGAAATCCTGATTGAGATTCCCAATGTCGAGAAGCCAGATCCGAATGCTGCGGCAGCTATACAAGAATTACTCGGCGGCAAATTCGGAGAAATGTCAACGTTGAACAACTACCTCTATCAATCGTTTAATTTTCGATCCAAAGAAAAGCTGAAGCCCTTCTATGACCTCGTCATGAGCATTACGGCCGAAGAATTGGGTCATGTTGAACTCGTGTCTCATGGTATTAACAAATGCCTCAGAGGTTCAACCGAGTACAAAGAACCCGACGACACACCGCTAGGTTCCGTGAAAGATGCTCGTCTGTCGTATCACTACCTGGCAGGTGCACAAGGCGCAATGCCTTTTGACTCTATGGGTAATCCATGGACGGGAGCAAACGTCTTCAACAGCGGCAATCTGGTCGAGGATCTGCTGCATAACTTCTTCCTAGAATGTGGCGCTCGTACCCATAAGATGAAAGTATATGAGATGACGGATCACCCGGCAGCCCGGGAAGTGGTTGGTTTCCTGCTGGTACGTGGCGGTGTGCATGTCGTGGCATATGCAAAAGCACTTGAGATTGCAACTGGCGTAAATGTCACCAAGCTGGTTCCTATTCCTTCACTGAACAACAAAGCCTTCAACGAGGCTCGTAAATATGAAGAAAAAGGCGTACACACCAAGCTGTATACCTATAGTGATAAAGATTTCAACACAATCGGCCAGATCTGGAAAGGAACTCACCCCGAAGATGGACAACCTCTGGAAGTCATTCAAGGGATACCTGAAGGATTCCCGATTCCGGAAGCTCCTGCGGTCGAGGAGGAGTTTGCACCAGGTATATCGCAAGAAGACTTCAAGGAAATTGCACGTCGTCTGAAAATGGCTGGGAATATTGCAGATTAA
- a CDS encoding DUF6809 family protein gives MNSILEALYNGRLRPDEMMMPTHPEYQALGRQIAALTEQWKNRLSEEEFRELEQLFDLCGRCEGMHTEAAFAQGFRLGANMLIEVMSQREESVLEFN, from the coding sequence ATGAATTCGATATTAGAAGCATTATATAATGGACGACTTCGACCGGATGAGATGATGATGCCGACACATCCTGAATACCAAGCGTTAGGGCGGCAGATTGCAGCTCTGACAGAGCAATGGAAGAATCGATTGAGCGAGGAAGAATTCCGTGAGCTTGAACAGTTATTTGACTTGTGTGGCAGATGTGAGGGCATGCATACGGAAGCAGCGTTTGCACAAGGTTTTCGTCTGGGTGCCAACATGCTAATTGAAGTCATGAGTCAGCGTGAGGAATCGGTGTTGGAGTTTAACTAA
- a CDS encoding ribbon-helix-helix domain-containing protein, producing MSAKKMGRPKSDKPKSRTIDIRVDEEIMNKLDISAEKLNTNRSDIVRKGIEKIYDELQK from the coding sequence ATGTCCGCCAAAAAGATGGGGCGGCCTAAATCTGACAAACCCAAAAGCAGAACGATTGATATACGTGTCGACGAGGAAATTATGAACAAGCTCGATATTTCGGCTGAGAAACTGAATACGAATCGATCAGACATCGTTCGCAAAGGGATTGAGAAGATTTACGACGAGCTCCAAAAATAA
- a CDS encoding DUF3626 domain-containing protein, which produces MKLSRSQQLAQEHVTNYARSRKNEAEQTIREILRMSNIELKTFEKAINKLKSHASIALHFHPDRLDPTMKSVAEALLEQGVYKSQFETFLSNGSVSAFSGGERDVWENKMFGGAYQINGSTNSERPKYGALNVMLHPDGPAPRFGSCYFLLSTEVSQRCTYTYLDSHQDPEEKGTYEEFDLILAALMRDVFYSDFAIGERNLTVQKLIDHMLVNLEKPFQNPSSQEPNRNLDYYIEAQVHGDISLEKDVELLVADPSFKGTHTGRILEQICLKYSIDLHWHMGFTLLVDDVPMDFRGTSMPSLAKRIAKSDLIDADIIGSAAMDLKRNPSHWSDRGTYREVLQELKLLWHVLVRYGKPMEE; this is translated from the coding sequence ATGAAACTATCAAGGTCTCAGCAATTAGCTCAAGAGCATGTAACCAATTATGCAAGAAGCCGCAAAAATGAGGCGGAGCAAACCATTAGAGAAATCCTTCGTATGTCCAACATCGAGCTGAAGACATTTGAAAAAGCTATCAATAAACTAAAATCTCATGCAAGTATTGCGCTACACTTTCACCCAGATCGATTAGATCCGACCATGAAAAGCGTGGCTGAAGCACTACTTGAGCAGGGAGTTTATAAAAGTCAGTTTGAGACTTTTTTATCAAATGGAAGTGTCTCCGCATTTTCAGGCGGTGAACGTGACGTTTGGGAGAATAAAATGTTTGGCGGAGCGTACCAAATAAATGGCTCAACCAATAGTGAACGGCCCAAGTATGGGGCACTCAATGTTATGTTACATCCCGATGGACCTGCTCCGCGTTTTGGATCATGTTACTTCCTTTTATCCACTGAGGTCTCTCAACGTTGCACGTATACATATTTGGATTCTCACCAAGACCCCGAGGAAAAGGGAACGTATGAGGAATTTGACCTCATTTTGGCTGCTCTTATGAGGGATGTATTCTATAGTGATTTTGCCATTGGTGAAAGAAATCTAACGGTTCAAAAGTTAATCGATCATATGCTCGTCAATCTTGAGAAACCATTCCAAAATCCATCAAGCCAAGAGCCGAACCGAAATCTGGATTATTATATCGAAGCTCAGGTTCATGGTGATATTTCCCTTGAAAAAGATGTAGAGTTGCTTGTTGCCGACCCATCATTTAAAGGCACACATACAGGAAGAATCTTAGAGCAGATATGTTTAAAGTATTCCATTGATCTCCATTGGCACATGGGCTTTACACTATTGGTTGATGACGTTCCAATGGATTTTCGAGGTACTTCGATGCCTTCACTAGCCAAAAGAATTGCAAAAAGTGATTTGATTGATGCAGATATCATTGGTTCCGCAGCTATGGACTTGAAACGAAACCCAAGCCATTGGAGCGATAGAGGAACCTACAGAGAAGTTCTACAAGAGTTAAAATTACTCTGGCATGTCTTAGTGAGATATGGAAAGCCAATGGAAGAGTGA
- a CDS encoding DUF5071 domain-containing protein, whose product MDIRACLPRDKHDFEAVNKLNEFRNEELKVIIPELMEWLQDGNWPISKPVEDILLRLGEDLVPHIKDVLQTQDSSWEYFILVGLIDRLPVSHLSMLRSDLVRILESPTHDEILEELDEVILELLEKMKVGYIETWN is encoded by the coding sequence ATGGATATTAGGGCGTGTCTTCCCCGCGACAAACATGACTTTGAAGCGGTTAACAAGTTAAATGAATTTAGAAATGAAGAGTTGAAAGTTATCATCCCAGAGCTTATGGAGTGGTTGCAAGACGGGAATTGGCCTATCTCTAAGCCGGTAGAGGATATACTATTGAGACTAGGCGAGGACTTAGTTCCTCATATTAAGGATGTATTGCAAACCCAAGATTCTTCTTGGGAATATTTTATTTTGGTTGGATTAATTGATCGATTGCCTGTATCTCATCTAAGTATGTTACGGTCGGATTTGGTAAGAATACTGGAGTCTCCTACACATGATGAGATACTAGAGGAGTTGGATGAGGTTATCTTGGAGCTTTTGGAAAAGATGAAGGTTGGATACATAGAGACTTGGAATTAG
- a CDS encoding DUF3221 domain-containing protein produces MTNLRIVCTILSIWILGLTGCAGSNECNSAQTIANSPTEKGFTGYVVERKDNSILVVDPAYEDFSANGGGNRYYPAKWFSNAPDPQIGSYVEVWTDGGPENQPYPGEARAETIAVSCPNTPDGAHLSEADAIRGGLYSPDGERVRVPVIEDVHFYQDAGMWTIRMRDAMSTTKNQDEIEIRVEDVEPVE; encoded by the coding sequence GTGACTAATCTTCGTATCGTTTGTACAATACTCTCGATCTGGATACTAGGTCTTACGGGATGTGCTGGATCAAACGAGTGCAACTCAGCACAAACTATTGCAAATTCACCGACAGAAAAGGGCTTCACTGGTTATGTGGTTGAACGCAAAGACAATTCCATTCTTGTGGTTGATCCTGCATATGAAGATTTCAGTGCGAACGGAGGAGGAAATCGGTATTATCCGGCAAAATGGTTCTCCAATGCGCCTGATCCGCAGATCGGCTCCTATGTTGAAGTCTGGACGGATGGAGGCCCGGAAAATCAACCCTATCCTGGGGAGGCCAGAGCAGAAACGATAGCGGTATCTTGTCCAAATACTCCAGACGGTGCCCATCTAAGTGAGGCGGACGCAATTCGGGGTGGACTATATTCACCAGATGGAGAAAGAGTACGTGTTCCTGTGATTGAAGATGTACACTTTTATCAGGATGCAGGAATGTGGACGATTCGCATGAGAGATGCGATGTCAACGACGAAGAATCAAGATGAGATTGAGATCAGAGTAGAGGATGTAGAGCCAGTAGAATAA